The following coding sequences lie in one Labrus bergylta chromosome 13, fLabBer1.1, whole genome shotgun sequence genomic window:
- the lrrc3 gene encoding leucine-rich repeat-containing protein 3, which yields MRIFAGHDTPRKPPLCHGFALFWGLTFVLFMKSVQVKACPTTCHCIEKNGMTVVQCMSRNLEKIPSDLPRDTVVLLLASNHITHIPNHAFKDLHYLQELDLSNNDIETVDVGAFQGVSDSLLVLDLSNNRIQSVPKEAFARLRAKISFSNNPWHCECMLQEVLRELRLDPETVNEVICHTAVQEEYAGKPVIQVLDSGINFCNFHHKTTDVAMFVTMFGWFTMVIAYVIYYVRHNQEDARRHLEYLKSLPSSSQISKDFDTISTVL from the coding sequence ATGCGGATCTTTGCGGGGCATGATACGCCCAGGAAGCCACCCCTCTGTCATGGCTTTGCCCTCTTCTGGGGCTTGAcctttgttttattcatgaaaaGTGTTCAAGTGAAGGCTTGTCCCACCACATGTCACTGTATAGAGAAGAACGGCATGACTGTGGTTCAATGTATGTCTCGCAACTTGGAGAAAATCCCATCCGATCTTCCGAGGGATACAGTTGTCCTACTATTGGCCTCCAACCACATCACCCACATCCCGAACCACGCCTTCAAAGACCTGCACTACCTTCAGGAGCTGGACCTGTCCAACAATGACATAGAAACGGTGGACGTTGGAGCTTTTCAAGGTGTTTCTGACAGCCTCCTTGTCCTGGATCTATCAAACAATCGAATCCAAAGTGTCCCTAAAGAGGCATTTGCTCGTCTACGAGCAAAAATCAGCTTCTCGAACAACCCGTGGCACTGCGAATGCATGCTGCAGGAGGTCCTGAGGGAGCTGCGTCTGGACCCAGAGACGGTGAACGAGGTGATCTGCCACACGGCGGTGCAGGAGGAATATGCGGGAAAACCGGTAATCCAGGTGCTCGACTCAGGGATCAACTTCTGCAACTTTCACCACAAGACCACAGATGTAGCTATGTTTGTCACCATGTTCGGGTGGTTCACCATGGTGATTGCGTACGTGATCTACTATGTGAGACACAATCAGGAGGATGCCAGGAGGCACCTGGAGTACCTAAAGTCATTGCCCAGCAGCTCTCAGATTAGCAAGGACTTTGACACCATCAGCACTGTTCTCTAG